CTTAGGCACAGCAGGCATTCATTCCTTCAGCCCCACCTGTGTCTGCTGTTCTTAAATCACcttccccattcagcagcagccctgcattTCCCTTGTTCAGCCGTGGTCTCTCAGAAGTGACCAAAggtcttctgtttgcttctgaaTTCCCTTGCAAACAGCATCTTCAggtgagcttttcttttcctacacaCACACCTCCACAACAAAGGCAATAGAAATTCATGCTTTTTAcctgcccccacccctgccctgctgcagccttgtCCTACATGGGGCTTTGCAGatagctctgctccagggtctTCAGAAGGACAGAAGCTGGACAGGGCTGTCTGTTCCCCCAAACCAGTCCTTGGACCACCAGGAAGATGGAGATGGCCTCAAAGCAAAACTCACCTGTAAAGTTGGGGTgaccagcaagtgctggaaATGGCCAATGAGAGACACTGGGAGTGACAAACACCCTGAGCCATCTTCCATGTCTGTCCACACCACCAACGGCACAGACCGGCTGCCTGTCTCCCGCATCTGCATGTCTTCCATGCTTTCCACAAGCCCTGCCTCTGCACCACAAACCCCTGGTGTGAGTTGTTGCCCTGCATGGTCACACACTACAAGCTATacactgatatttttctctcctgggaactttccagcccagcacagctccccctAAACTCTTAACACTTCCCTTGACCTCTCtgcacctcccctgccctctgcccagcacagcccagtctggcatggccccacagcagtgcccaccacagggtgctgcagagctctgggcactcATCCCGcagccccagaccctctgaagggcacagcagctcctcgggGGTGGAGAGGGGTGACCgaaggaggtggggggcatCTGTGGCACAAGGCCTGAGGAAATCCCCTTGtatgatggaaatgctgcaatggaggccagctctgtcacacaagTGCCTACTCCCTGTCCTTGCTGGTGGCCACAGAcctgccacacagcaggactcTAACCATGCTTGAAGACCACTTAGGCCTTCCACCAACCAAagggttcagaaggaaagcatggaagtggAAAACTCAGGAAAGACCAAGCGCTGGTGCTcccaggcagtgctgctgtgccaggactcttttcttcttcccctgtgcacacaggcactgctccctgcagctgcagagaaggtcttggaggaaggatctcagaaaaacaagacaCTGAGGGCCCTTTATTTTGGGTAAATACACAGAGGGTATGCCTCCTCATTTCCACAGCCTGCGGGGCACACAAAATCTGGATAGGGTGTGAATTAGAAACCAGaggaataaagacatttcattGTGGAAAGTATTcagataagaaaaacaaagcaaaaagagcaatcaaaaaccacactcaaaagcaaaaatcaccgtaaaaaacccaccagaagaCAGGCTGGGCTTGTAATGAGATATGAGTCCTACGCAAAAGACAACAGGCAGTTCATTTCTTCTCAACAGTATCCAGTGATTAGTTTTCTCAGGGCATCCTTGATCTCATGGTTTCTCATGCcgtagatgagggggttcaaggctggaggcaccaccgagtacagaactgccaccagcaggtccagggatggggaagagatggaggggggcttcaggtaggcaaacgTGGCAGTGCTTACAAACAAGGAGACCACGACGAGGTGAGGGACGCtggtggaaaaggctttgtgccttccctgctcagaggggatcctcagcacagccctgaagatctgcacataggacagcacaatgaaaacaaaacatccaaCAGCTAAACAGACAGCAAATACAAGTAccccaacttccctgaggtaggcatctgagcaggtgagcttgaggatctgggggatttcacagaagaactggtccacagcattgcctcGGCAGAGgggtagtgaaaatgtattggcagtgtgcagcacagcatagaGGAAAACagtgccccaggcagctgctgccatgtggacacaagctctgctgcccaggacgGTCCCGTAGTGtaggggtttgcagatggcaacgtagcggtcataggccatgacagtgagaagaaaatactctg
This region of Haliaeetus albicilla chromosome 30, bHalAlb1.1, whole genome shotgun sequence genomic DNA includes:
- the LOC138682982 gene encoding olfactory receptor 14C36-like; the protein is MSNSSSITNFLLLAFADRRELQLLHFWLFLAIYLAALLGNGLIITAVACDHRLHTPMYFFLLNLSLLDLGTISTTVPKAMANSLWDTRAISYAGCAAQVFLFVFLMSAEYFLLTVMAYDRYVAICKPLHYGTVLGSRACVHMAAAAWGTVFLYAVLHTANTFSLPLCRGNAVDQFFCEIPQILKLTCSDAYLREVGVLVFAVCLAVGCFVFIVLSYVQIFRAVLRIPSEQGRHKAFSTSVPHLVVVSLFVSTATFAYLKPPSISSPSLDLLVAVLYSVVPPALNPLIYGMRNHEIKDALRKLITGYC